From the Gallaecimonas mangrovi genome, one window contains:
- the rplJ gene encoding 50S ribosomal protein L10, which yields MALRLDDKKAIVAEVNEAAKGALSAVVADSRGVTVAAMTQLRATARSQGIFVKVVRNTLARRAVEGTDYSVLSDVFVGPTLIAFSNEHPGAAARLFKDFAKENDKFEVKGAAFNGEFIPAADIDRLAKLPTYEEALAKLMATMKEAAAGKLVRTLAALRDQKEAEAA from the coding sequence ATGGCATTAAGACTCGACGACAAAAAAGCAATTGTTGCTGAAGTCAACGAAGCTGCCAAAGGCGCGCTTTCTGCAGTTGTAGCCGATTCACGCGGCGTAACTGTAGCGGCAATGACTCAGCTGCGTGCGACTGCCCGTTCTCAGGGTATTTTCGTGAAGGTTGTTCGTAACACCCTCGCGCGTCGTGCAGTAGAAGGTACTGATTACTCAGTACTGTCTGACGTTTTTGTTGGCCCAACTTTGATCGCTTTCTCTAACGAGCACCCCGGTGCCGCGGCACGTCTTTTCAAAGACTTCGCCAAAGAGAACGACAAGTTTGAGGTAAAAGGTGCTGCCTTCAACGGGGAATTTATCCCTGCAGCAGACATTGACCGTCTCGCAAAACTGCCGACCTACGAAGAAGCTCTGGCCAAGCTGATGGCGACTATGAAAGAAGCCGCCGCTGGTAAGCTGGTTCGTACCCTGGCCGCACTGCGCGATCAAAAAGAAGCCGAAGCTGCCTAA
- the rplL gene encoding 50S ribosomal protein L7/L12 — MSVTKDQILEAVAAMSVMEVVELVEAMEEKFGVSAAAAVAVAGDAGAAAAEEKTEFDVVLTAAGANKVASIKAVRSATGLGLKEAKDLVESAPATIKEGISKEEAEALKKDLEEAGASVEIK, encoded by the coding sequence ATGTCCGTAACTAAAGATCAAATCCTTGAAGCCGTAGCTGCCATGTCCGTAATGGAAGTGGTTGAGCTGGTTGAAGCTATGGAAGAAAAATTCGGCGTTTCTGCCGCTGCTGCTGTTGCCGTTGCTGGCGACGCTGGCGCTGCTGCTGCCGAAGAGAAAACCGAATTTGACGTAGTCCTGACTGCCGCTGGCGCCAACAAAGTTGCCTCCATCAAAGCAGTTCGTAGCGCTACCGGTCTGGGCCTGAAAGAAGCCAAAGACCTGGTTGAGTCCGCTCCGGCTACCATCAAAGAAGGCATCTCCAAAGAAGAAGCCGAAGCGCTTAAGAAAGACCTCGAAGAAGCTGGTGCTTCTGTTGAGATCAAGTAA
- the rpoB gene encoding DNA-directed RNA polymerase subunit beta, whose amino-acid sequence MVYSYTEKKRIRKDFGKRSQVLDVPFLLSIQLDSFTKFIEMDPDGQNGLEAAFRSVFPIKSYSGNAELQYVSYRLGEPVFDVQECQIRGVTYAAPLRVKLRLVLFDKEAAPGTVKDIREQEVYMGEIPLMTDNGTFVINGTERVIVSQLHRSPGVFFDHDRGKTHSSGKVLYNARIIPYRGSWLDFEFDPKDNLFVRIDRRRKLPASIILRALDYSTEEILDLFFEKVTFEIKKDKLMMTLVPERLRGDTATFDIKDVKGEVLVEKGRRVTARHVRQMEKDGMDKLEVPTDYIIGKVLAKDYVDETSGEVIAAANQELSLDLLAKLSQAGFKAVETLYFNDLDHGAYMSETVRVDSTNSRLEALVEIYRMMRPGEPPTREAAEALFNNLFFSDDRYDLSTVGRMKFNRRVGRDTIEGSGVLDNQDIIDVMKTLIEIRNGRGEVDDIDHLGNRRIRSVGEMAENQFRVGLVRVERAVRERLSLGDMDGLMPQDLINAKPISAAVKEFFGSSQLSQFMDQNNPLSEVTHKRRISALGPGGLTRERAGFEVRDVHPTHYGRLCPIETPEGPNIGLINSLSSFARTNEYGFLETPYRKVVDGQVTDDVEYLSAIEEGQYVVAQANAAVDENNRLLDELVPCRHKGESTYMNASDIQLMDVSPQQIVSVAAALIPFLEHDDANRALMGSNMQRQAVPTLRADKPLVGTGMERTLAVDSGVCVVAKRGGSIDYVDASRIVVKVNEDEMLPGEAGIDIYNLIKYTRSNQNTCINQKPVCNVGDPIVRGDVLADGPSTDLGDLALGQNMRVAFMPWNGYNFEDSILISERVVQEDRFTTIHIQELSCVARDTKLGPEEITADIPNVGESALSKLDESGIVYIGAEVKPGDILVGKVTPKGETQLTPEEKLLRAIFGEKASDVKDTSLRVPGSTFGTVIDVQVFTRDGVEKDKRALEIEEMQLKQAKKDLTEEFQILEAGIYDRAKNLLLSSGFDEAKVAKLEKAKLLEQSIDDEAKQVELEKIAEQLVEIKADFDKKFEAKRAKIIQGDDLAPGVLKIVKVYLAVKRRVQPGDKMAGRHGNKGVISTIVPVEDMPYDENGNPVDIVLNPLGVPSRMNIGQILETHLGMAAKGVGERINEMLQEQREIAELREFLKKVYALGNYRQEVDIDSFSDDEVIRLAKHLKGGVPIATPVFDGCAESTIKDMLELAGLPRSGQIKLHDGRTGNEFERAVTVGYMYMLKLNHLVDDKMHARSTGSYSLVTQQPLGGKAQFGGQRFGEMEVWALEAYGAAYTLQEMLTVKSDDVNGRTKMYKNIVDGDYSMEPGMPESFNVLLKEIRSLGINIELDEE is encoded by the coding sequence ATGGTGTACTCTTACACAGAGAAAAAACGCATCCGTAAGGATTTCGGTAAACGTTCACAAGTATTGGACGTCCCTTTCCTTCTTTCCATCCAGTTGGACTCTTTTACAAAGTTCATCGAGATGGACCCAGACGGTCAAAACGGCCTGGAAGCCGCTTTCCGTTCTGTATTTCCAATCAAGAGCTATTCCGGCAATGCCGAGCTCCAATACGTTAGCTATCGCCTTGGCGAGCCCGTGTTTGACGTACAGGAATGCCAAATTCGTGGCGTTACCTATGCGGCACCACTGCGGGTGAAACTGCGCTTGGTGCTGTTTGATAAAGAAGCAGCTCCTGGCACGGTAAAAGACATCCGTGAACAAGAAGTCTACATGGGTGAAATTCCCCTGATGACGGACAACGGTACCTTTGTTATCAACGGTACTGAGCGGGTTATTGTTTCTCAGCTGCACCGTTCACCCGGTGTATTCTTCGATCACGATCGTGGTAAGACCCACTCTTCCGGTAAGGTCCTCTACAACGCTCGCATCATTCCTTACCGTGGTTCCTGGCTGGATTTCGAATTCGATCCCAAAGATAATCTCTTTGTGCGTATCGACCGTCGCCGTAAGCTGCCAGCTTCCATCATTTTGCGTGCCTTGGATTACAGCACCGAGGAAATTCTTGATCTGTTCTTCGAGAAGGTGACTTTCGAGATCAAGAAAGACAAGCTGATGATGACTCTGGTTCCAGAGCGTCTGCGTGGTGATACCGCCACCTTTGACATCAAGGATGTTAAAGGTGAGGTGCTGGTCGAAAAAGGCCGCCGCGTAACTGCGCGTCACGTACGCCAGATGGAAAAAGACGGCATGGATAAATTGGAAGTACCAACCGATTACATTATCGGTAAGGTACTGGCCAAAGACTATGTCGACGAAACCAGTGGTGAAGTGATTGCTGCCGCTAACCAGGAACTGTCCCTGGATTTGCTGGCGAAGCTGTCTCAAGCTGGCTTCAAGGCCGTTGAAACTCTGTATTTCAACGACCTGGACCACGGCGCCTACATGTCTGAAACCGTGCGTGTTGACTCTACTAATAGCCGCCTTGAAGCGCTGGTTGAGATCTACCGCATGATGCGTCCTGGTGAGCCGCCAACCCGCGAAGCTGCCGAGGCACTGTTCAACAACCTGTTCTTCTCTGATGACCGTTACGATCTGTCCACTGTTGGCCGGATGAAGTTCAACCGTCGTGTTGGCCGTGACACCATCGAAGGTTCAGGGGTTCTGGACAACCAAGACATTATTGATGTCATGAAAACCCTTATCGAGATCCGTAACGGTCGCGGTGAAGTGGATGACATCGACCACCTGGGTAACCGTCGTATTCGCTCTGTAGGCGAAATGGCCGAGAACCAGTTCCGTGTTGGCCTGGTGCGTGTAGAACGCGCCGTTCGTGAGCGTTTGTCTCTGGGCGACATGGATGGCTTGATGCCGCAAGACCTTATTAACGCCAAGCCTATTAGCGCGGCCGTTAAAGAGTTCTTCGGTTCCAGCCAGCTGTCTCAGTTCATGGACCAAAACAACCCGCTGTCCGAGGTAACTCACAAGCGTCGTATTTCGGCTCTTGGCCCAGGCGGTTTGACCCGTGAACGTGCCGGCTTTGAGGTTCGAGACGTACACCCGACTCACTACGGTCGTCTGTGTCCTATCGAAACCCCTGAAGGTCCGAACATCGGTCTGATTAACTCACTGTCCAGCTTCGCGCGCACCAACGAGTATGGTTTCCTCGAAACCCCGTACCGTAAGGTGGTTGATGGCCAGGTAACCGACGATGTCGAATACCTGTCTGCAATCGAAGAAGGTCAGTATGTGGTGGCCCAGGCTAATGCTGCCGTAGACGAAAATAACCGTCTGCTGGACGAGCTGGTACCTTGCCGTCATAAAGGTGAATCAACCTACATGAATGCAAGCGACATTCAGCTGATGGACGTAAGTCCGCAGCAGATCGTGTCGGTTGCAGCGGCGTTGATCCCCTTCCTTGAACACGATGATGCTAACCGCGCCTTGATGGGCTCGAACATGCAACGTCAGGCGGTTCCGACTCTGCGCGCTGATAAGCCGCTGGTTGGTACCGGTATGGAGCGTACCCTGGCGGTTGACTCCGGCGTTTGTGTGGTTGCTAAGCGTGGCGGCTCCATCGACTATGTCGATGCTTCCCGCATCGTGGTTAAGGTTAATGAAGATGAAATGCTGCCAGGCGAAGCCGGCATCGACATCTACAACCTGATTAAGTACACCCGTTCCAACCAAAACACCTGCATCAACCAGAAGCCGGTGTGTAACGTGGGCGACCCCATTGTTCGTGGCGACGTGCTGGCTGACGGCCCGTCTACCGACTTGGGTGACCTGGCTCTTGGCCAGAACATGCGCGTCGCGTTCATGCCTTGGAACGGTTACAACTTCGAGGACTCCATCCTTATTTCCGAGCGCGTGGTGCAAGAAGATCGCTTCACCACCATCCACATTCAGGAACTGTCCTGTGTGGCTCGCGATACCAAGTTGGGGCCAGAAGAGATTACTGCTGACATCCCGAACGTGGGTGAGTCTGCGCTGTCCAAGCTTGACGAATCCGGTATCGTTTATATCGGTGCCGAAGTGAAGCCTGGTGACATCCTGGTTGGTAAGGTAACGCCTAAAGGTGAAACCCAACTGACTCCGGAAGAAAAGCTGCTGCGCGCCATCTTCGGTGAGAAAGCGTCTGACGTTAAAGACACCTCCTTACGTGTACCGGGTTCTACCTTCGGTACCGTTATCGATGTGCAGGTGTTTACCCGTGACGGCGTCGAAAAAGACAAACGCGCTCTTGAAATCGAAGAGATGCAACTCAAGCAGGCCAAAAAAGACCTGACCGAAGAGTTCCAGATCCTTGAAGCCGGTATCTATGACCGTGCCAAGAACCTGCTGCTGTCTTCCGGTTTCGACGAAGCCAAAGTTGCCAAGCTTGAGAAAGCCAAATTGCTGGAACAGTCCATTGATGACGAAGCCAAGCAAGTTGAGCTGGAAAAGATTGCTGAGCAGCTGGTTGAGATCAAAGCCGACTTCGATAAGAAGTTCGAAGCTAAACGCGCCAAGATCATCCAAGGTGATGACCTGGCTCCGGGTGTGCTGAAGATCGTTAAGGTTTACCTGGCCGTTAAACGCCGCGTACAGCCTGGTGACAAGATGGCCGGTCGTCACGGTAACAAAGGTGTTATTTCCACCATTGTTCCTGTTGAAGACATGCCGTACGACGAAAACGGTAACCCCGTTGATATCGTGCTGAACCCGCTAGGCGTACCGTCGCGGATGAACATCGGTCAGATCCTCGAGACTCACTTGGGGATGGCTGCTAAAGGTGTTGGTGAGCGCATCAATGAAATGCTGCAAGAGCAGCGTGAAATTGCTGAACTGCGCGAATTCCTGAAAAAGGTATATGCCCTTGGCAACTACCGTCAGGAAGTGGACATCGACAGCTTCAGCGATGACGAAGTCATTCGTTTAGCCAAGCACCTTAAAGGTGGTGTACCAATTGCTACCCCAGTATTTGATGGCTGTGCTGAAAGCACCATTAAAGACATGCTGGAGCTGGCTGGTTTACCCCGTTCTGGTCAGATCAAACTTCACGACGGTCGTACCGGTAATGAGTTTGAGCGTGCGGTAACCGTGGGTTACATGTACATGCTGAAACTGAACCACTTGGTTGACGACAAAATGCACGCCCGTTCCACCGGTTCTTACAGCCTGGTTACTCAGCAACCGCTGGGTGGTAAGGCACAGTTCGGTGGTCAGCGGTTCGGTGAGATGGAAGTCTGGGCTCTGGAAGCCTACGGCGCCGCCTACACCCTGCAGGAAATGCTCACCGTCAAGTCGGACGATGTGAACGGCCGTACCAAGATGTACAAAAACATCGTGGATGGCGACTACTCCATGGAGCCGGGCATGCCCGAGTCCTTCAACGTATTGCTGAAGGAAATCCGCTCTTTGGGTATTAACATCGAGCTGGACGAAGAGTAA